One Pseudalkalibacillus hwajinpoensis genomic window carries:
- a CDS encoding copper amine oxidase: MNWKKTLAIVPLSAAIMVPSFGGYASAQNHEGNSQPTVSTDAVDLRATLGTLLSEHGNLAIITMRKGIEGAEDLEAAKAQLDQNTQDLSDAIASVYGEEAGEAYYDMWDAHVGYFVQYVMGTAEENDEKKQEALDELSQYRKDFSAFLEKATGGRVEAEALASGLQEHVNQLIGTFDAFDAGNYEEAFSTQAKARDHLYMTAKGLSSAITAQFPEKFDNQMAVTPAADLRLTLNNLLSGHVAFAITAMQNGIEGEEAAEIFKANAAQLATNTDKLSGAIESVYGAEAGEKFNTMWTNHIGYFVDYVKATAAEDEEAKQVALDELTQYRADFSTFMETATNGEISADAVSEELQDHVNQLIGSFDAYASGDYKEAYNLFDEAYGYSGDISKSLSSAIVTQFPDKFAPDMPSDMPKTGMGGTDKDFADYIGYIMASLVVLVAGGLYIVRRKNETASE, from the coding sequence ATGAATTGGAAAAAAACATTAGCTATTGTACCATTGAGCGCCGCTATAATGGTTCCGTCTTTTGGAGGGTATGCAAGCGCTCAAAATCATGAAGGAAATTCACAGCCTACAGTTAGCACGGATGCGGTGGATCTCAGAGCTACTTTAGGTACATTGTTATCTGAACATGGAAATTTAGCTATTATTACCATGCGTAAGGGTATTGAAGGAGCGGAAGACTTGGAAGCAGCAAAAGCGCAACTTGATCAGAATACCCAAGATTTGTCTGATGCAATTGCATCAGTTTACGGTGAAGAAGCCGGGGAAGCGTACTATGATATGTGGGATGCCCATGTTGGCTACTTCGTTCAATACGTAATGGGAACTGCTGAGGAAAATGATGAAAAAAAACAGGAAGCGCTTGATGAATTATCACAATATCGAAAAGACTTTTCGGCATTTCTTGAAAAAGCAACAGGAGGCCGAGTTGAAGCTGAAGCCTTAGCGTCTGGCCTACAAGAACATGTCAATCAATTAATTGGCACGTTTGATGCTTTTGATGCTGGAAATTATGAAGAAGCGTTTAGCACACAAGCTAAAGCAAGAGATCACTTATATATGACAGCAAAGGGACTTTCCAGTGCGATTACCGCACAATTCCCAGAAAAATTCGATAATCAGATGGCAGTCACACCTGCAGCTGACCTTCGTTTGACATTAAATAATCTTCTTTCTGGACATGTCGCATTTGCTATTACTGCTATGCAAAACGGCATTGAAGGCGAAGAAGCTGCTGAAATTTTCAAAGCAAATGCTGCTCAGTTAGCTACAAATACAGACAAGCTTTCAGGAGCTATAGAATCTGTTTACGGTGCAGAAGCTGGTGAAAAATTTAACACAATGTGGACAAATCATATTGGTTACTTCGTCGACTATGTAAAAGCAACTGCTGCTGAAGATGAAGAAGCCAAGCAAGTTGCCCTTGATGAATTGACCCAGTATCGTGCCGATTTCTCAACCTTTATGGAAACAGCAACGAATGGTGAAATTTCTGCAGATGCTGTATCGGAAGAACTGCAAGATCATGTCAACCAATTGATCGGTTCATTTGATGCCTATGCATCTGGAGACTATAAAGAAGCGTATAACTTATTTGATGAAGCATACGGTTATTCTGGTGATATTTCTAAATCACTATCGAGTGCTATTGTAACCCAGTTCCCTGATAAATTTGCACCCGACATGCCATCCGATATGCCTAAAACTGGTATGGGTGGAACGGATAAGGATTTTGCAGACTACATTGGTTACATTATGGCATCCCTTGTTGTTTTGGTAGCAGGCGGATTATATATTGTGCGACGGAAAAATGAGACAGCTTCCGAGTAA
- a CDS encoding Fur family transcriptional regulator produces MNDVELLFYAEKLKKNKVKITPQRTAILKYFLSIEAPTSADELFRNIKPDFPSINKTTIENNLEMLYKLKVIKKLKHNNKYPKYEILTLPVYSCELICIKCGLAFDLNEEGTDINTQFTNVIAGFTSLNVSMKIQGVCADCQNKKII; encoded by the coding sequence ATGAATGATGTTGAGCTATTATTTTATGCAGAAAAGTTAAAAAAGAACAAGGTAAAAATAACACCGCAACGAACAGCGATTTTAAAGTACTTTTTAAGTATAGAGGCACCGACTAGTGCAGATGAACTATTCCGAAATATAAAACCCGATTTCCCAAGTATAAACAAAACCACGATAGAAAATAATTTAGAAATGTTATATAAACTTAAAGTTATTAAAAAGTTAAAACATAATAATAAATACCCAAAATATGAAATATTAACTTTGCCTGTTTATAGTTGTGAATTAATCTGCATTAAATGTGGGTTAGCTTTTGATTTAAATGAAGAAGGAACTGATATTAACACTCAATTTACCAATGTAATTGCTGGCTTTACTTCTTTAAATGTTAGTATGAAAATACAAGGTGTCTGTGCAGATTGCCAAAATAAGAAAATCATCTAA
- the merF gene encoding mercury resistance system transport protein MerF yields MKRNKTFITGVVGIIIALICCTTPVLVILLGTVGLGALTGYLDYVLIPALVLFILITVFSYRKRTKASNEKENCCL; encoded by the coding sequence ATGAAGAGGAATAAGACTTTTATTACCGGCGTAGTAGGTATAATCATTGCCCTTATTTGTTGTACGACTCCAGTATTAGTTATTTTACTAGGCACTGTTGGACTCGGTGCATTAACTGGCTATTTGGATTACGTTTTGATTCCCGCATTAGTTCTATTTATTTTAATAACGGTCTTTTCCTATCGTAAAAGAACTAAAGCTTCCAATGAAAAAGAAAATTGTTGTTTGTAG
- a CDS encoding class F sortase: MRRLMIIAVLFVLSVMVGCGQSPQASPEFKDEPANSTLNQNLENQQGKVNSEEKDKDSDSSLNKNEKGILPTSISIPSIDVEANVIKVGKLPGGQMESPKTEVDVGWYESGAKPGEKGSAVLAGHVDSTEGPAVFFNLENMNKDDLFYITDEKGKRLTFKVYEKKSYPKDRAPLSKVFGYTAAKTVKLITCTGEFLDDIGTHENRLVVSGLLVEQ; this comes from the coding sequence ATGAGACGCTTGATGATAATTGCAGTACTCTTTGTTCTTTCTGTGATGGTAGGTTGCGGTCAGTCTCCTCAGGCATCACCCGAATTCAAAGACGAACCAGCAAACTCAACACTAAATCAGAATTTAGAAAACCAACAGGGGAAAGTAAATTCTGAAGAAAAAGACAAAGATAGTGACTCCTCTTTGAATAAGAATGAGAAAGGCATTCTCCCCACTTCTATTTCCATTCCTTCGATTGACGTAGAAGCGAATGTTATTAAAGTCGGTAAACTTCCAGGCGGTCAAATGGAGTCACCGAAAACCGAAGTAGATGTGGGCTGGTATGAGAGTGGCGCAAAACCCGGTGAAAAAGGAAGTGCAGTTTTAGCAGGTCACGTTGACAGCACTGAGGGCCCAGCTGTTTTTTTTAATCTGGAAAATATGAATAAAGATGACCTTTTTTATATAACCGATGAGAAAGGAAAAAGATTAACGTTTAAAGTATATGAAAAAAAGAGTTACCCGAAGGATCGTGCACCTCTCAGCAAAGTCTTTGGGTATACAGCTGCAAAAACGGTAAAACTGATTACTTGTACTGGGGAATTCTTGGATGACATTGGTACACATGAGAATCGCTTGGTTGTGTCTGGTTTACTTGTCGAGCAATAA
- a CDS encoding FeoA family protein has translation MNLYEGKKGDSIRITGVSVEGVMRRRLLDLGFVPGAVVDVVKKSPLGDPIAFRVSHTTIALRKEESMKISGELVENDAR, from the coding sequence ATGAACTTATACGAAGGAAAAAAGGGAGACAGTATACGCATTACGGGTGTTTCCGTAGAAGGAGTGATGAGAAGGAGGCTACTCGATTTAGGATTTGTTCCAGGAGCTGTTGTCGATGTAGTGAAGAAGAGTCCTCTTGGAGATCCCATTGCTTTCCGTGTAAGCCATACAACAATCGCATTGCGTAAAGAAGAAAGTATGAAAATTAGCGGGGAGTTGGTAGAGAATGACGCTAGATAA
- a CDS encoding YwmB family TATA-box binding protein: protein MKTPFLLLTICSVFLILVFIKEAKAFFDENEIVQITEIAQQQNIEINKWSMYIKEPIKEYNTKNDIKKIIMEIKKSETGYKWVMHQFKEDHFKIIGERISSNEDINEKIIIIYFPLKDKYNLSITYDIKGSNWDEKKWSEISNLYKSKIEDFTAFYTVEGTTSINEPIEVEAANLLKSFSGETIQTLEEENFVSLSAYTRRWDTKLPLGNNQFMNLNIAYRNSNPSNGSIKVTIGSPIITSEY, encoded by the coding sequence ATGAAAACACCATTTCTTTTATTAACCATATGTAGTGTATTTTTAATTTTAGTTTTTATAAAAGAAGCCAAAGCCTTTTTTGATGAAAATGAAATAGTACAAATAACAGAGATTGCTCAACAACAAAATATAGAAATAAATAAGTGGTCTATGTATATAAAAGAGCCAATCAAAGAATATAACACTAAAAATGATATAAAAAAAATAATAATGGAAATCAAAAAATCAGAAACTGGATACAAATGGGTAATGCACCAATTTAAGGAAGACCATTTCAAAATTATTGGTGAAAGAATATCATCGAATGAGGATATTAATGAAAAAATCATCATAATATACTTCCCTTTAAAAGATAAATACAATTTAAGTATTACTTACGATATAAAAGGTAGCAACTGGGATGAAAAAAAATGGAGTGAAATCTCAAATTTATACAAATCAAAGATAGAAGACTTTACAGCGTTTTACACAGTTGAAGGTACTACGAGCATAAATGAACCTATAGAGGTAGAAGCAGCAAACTTATTAAAAAGTTTCTCTGGAGAAACAATACAAACTTTAGAAGAAGAAAATTTTGTATCGTTGTCTGCCTATACTAGGCGTTGGGATACAAAACTCCCACTTGGCAATAATCAGTTTATGAATTTAAATATTGCATACAGAAATTCAAATCCTTCTAATGGAAGTATAAAAGTAACAATAGGAAGTCCAATCATAACTTCTGAATATTAA
- a CDS encoding helix-turn-helix domain-containing protein: MYMEIQQLIKQGFSKSKVAIKLGVSRSTVYRHLKKSPSECLWKFSPYVFFHKKIPVEGKFQLVFSKLRGWI; the protein is encoded by the coding sequence ATGTATATGGAAATTCAACAGTTAATCAAACAGGGATTTAGTAAGTCTAAAGTGGCAATCAAGCTAGGAGTATCAAGATCGACTGTCTATCGACACCTTAAGAAATCTCCTTCAGAATGTTTGTGGAAATTTTCCCCCTATGTTTTTTTCCACAAGAAAATACCAGTGGAAGGTAAGTTCCAACTGGTATTTTCAAAATTAAGGGGGTGGATATAA
- the qoxD gene encoding cytochrome aa3 quinol oxidase subunit IV, whose translation MANKSVDHKHFPWSHVIGFVMSIALTFLAVWLGLYTDLALNTVIILVFGLAFIQAGIQLFMFMHVTEGENGIWQVGKMLSAAFIALVIVIGTVWVINGMH comes from the coding sequence ATGGCAAATAAATCAGTAGATCATAAACACTTTCCGTGGTCACATGTAATTGGTTTCGTTATGTCTATTGCTTTAACATTTTTGGCAGTTTGGTTAGGACTTTATACAGATTTAGCGTTAAATACGGTAATTATTCTTGTGTTTGGACTAGCATTTATTCAAGCTGGTATTCAATTATTTATGTTTATGCATGTTACTGAAGGTGAGAATGGTATCTGGCAAGTTGGCAAAATGCTTTCTGCTGCTTTTATTGCATTAGTTATTGTTATTGGTACTGTTTGGGTGATTAACGGTATGCATTAA
- the merR gene encoding Hg(II)-responsive transcriptional regulator — MGYQISELANLCDVNKETIRYYERKDLIPVPFRNESGYRIYDDHSIKRVKFIKRMQELGFSLDEIHKLLGVVDKDDVRCQDMYEFVALKEKEIEKKINDLARIQHLLIDLKERCPSTKDLHECPIIETLIMYEEE; from the coding sequence ATGGGATATCAAATAAGCGAATTAGCTAACCTTTGCGACGTCAATAAAGAAACGATACGCTATTACGAACGGAAGGACTTAATACCTGTTCCATTTCGGAATGAGTCAGGATATCGGATATACGATGATCATTCCATTAAACGTGTGAAATTTATTAAACGAATGCAAGAGCTGGGTTTTTCATTGGACGAAATTCACAAATTACTAGGCGTAGTGGATAAAGATGATGTACGCTGCCAGGATATGTATGAATTCGTAGCATTGAAAGAAAAGGAAATTGAGAAAAAAATAAACGACTTGGCTCGGATTCAACATCTCCTTATTGATTTAAAGGAACGATGTCCCAGTACAAAGGATCTTCATGAGTGTCCTATTATAGAAACACTAATTATGTATGAAGAGGAATAA
- a CDS encoding FeoB small GTPase domain-containing protein: MTLDKTYRIALAGNPNTGKSTLFNALTGLKQHTGNWAGKTVGMAQGRVNYKKSDYLLIDLPGTYSLYSKSTDEEVARNYIVFEKPHVSLVILDATSLERNLNLALQVIEMTSNVIVCVNLIDEAKKRGIEIDEQRLMRELGVPVLKISARNRTGFTALLDTIDRMISGEISTSPLAIKYNNEIEDKIKLLEPNVKKLVGDRFPTRWITLRLLDGDTSLLDEIQK, from the coding sequence ATGACGCTAGATAAAACGTATCGAATTGCACTTGCTGGCAATCCGAATACAGGTAAAAGTACATTGTTCAATGCGTTAACAGGCTTAAAGCAACACACTGGTAACTGGGCGGGCAAAACTGTTGGCATGGCTCAGGGGAGAGTGAACTATAAGAAAAGCGACTACCTCCTCATTGATTTACCTGGAACTTATTCACTTTACTCAAAATCAACCGATGAGGAAGTCGCGCGTAACTATATTGTCTTTGAAAAGCCACATGTTAGCCTTGTTATCCTTGATGCCACATCATTGGAACGAAATTTAAATCTTGCCCTGCAAGTTATAGAGATGACTTCGAACGTCATTGTGTGTGTGAATTTAATCGATGAAGCGAAAAAGCGAGGAATTGAAATCGATGAACAGCGGCTAATGAGGGAGCTCGGAGTTCCTGTTCTCAAAATTTCTGCTCGAAATAGAACCGGATTCACTGCCCTTCTTGATACAATTGATCGGATGATTAGTGGCGAAATTAGCACATCACCGCTTGCAATTAAGTACAACAACGAAATAGAAGATAAAATCAAGCTGCTTGAACCAAACGTAAAAAAGTTAGTCGGTGATCGCTTTCCTACTCGGTGGATTACTCTTCGACTTCTTGATGGAGATACATCATTGCTTGATGAAATACAGAAATGA
- the qoxC gene encoding cytochrome aa3 quinol oxidase subunit III — protein MAHVNNDASPDTPLEYQSEIGRLNIFGFWIFLGAEMALFATIFAAYFALVDSTGGGPLPSEVFDINGTMTMTLLLLTSSFTCGLAIHEMRRNNVKSMIVWLIITLLFGLGFLYMEVNEFIHLVNEGANLGTNAFWSSFFVLTGTHGLHVTLGIGWMTLIIIQVLKRGLTPDTAKKVFISSLYWHFLDFVWIFVFTGVYLLGLVE, from the coding sequence ATGGCTCATGTAAACAATGATGCAAGTCCTGACACGCCCCTGGAATATCAGTCTGAAATAGGTAGATTGAATATATTTGGATTCTGGATTTTCTTGGGCGCAGAAATGGCATTGTTCGCAACAATATTTGCAGCATACTTTGCTCTTGTCGATAGTACAGGAGGGGGTCCGCTCCCTAGTGAAGTTTTTGATATAAATGGCACAATGACTATGACCCTCCTATTGTTAACAAGTAGTTTTACTTGTGGATTGGCGATTCATGAAATGAGAAGAAATAATGTTAAGTCAATGATTGTGTGGTTGATCATCACTTTATTATTTGGCTTAGGTTTTTTATACATGGAGGTCAATGAATTTATTCACTTAGTGAATGAAGGAGCCAATCTGGGAACAAATGCATTTTGGTCATCCTTCTTTGTTTTGACGGGGACACACGGACTTCACGTAACACTTGGTATAGGATGGATGACACTAATTATTATTCAAGTATTGAAAAGAGGTTTAACACCTGATACTGCTAAAAAAGTTTTCATTTCCAGTTTATACTGGCACTTTTTAGACTTTGTATGGATTTTTGTTTTTACAGGTGTTTACTTATTAGGGTTGGTGGAATAA
- the qoxA gene encoding cytochrome aa3 quinol oxidase subunit II: MFKKIKPFMPIVAGLSLLVLSGCSDLIVLDPKGPVAATQRDLIMLSIYFMLGIVAVVFVVFTFILVKYRDRKEFNDKDYKPDMHGSVKLEIIWTIIPVIIVVVLAVPNAIALYELKGQPESTADKEPIVIQATAVDWKWIFSYPEENIETVNYVNVPEDYPILFKVTAADSMASFWVPQIGGQIYGMPGMVNDLFLQADEPGVYEGRNSNFTGEGMAHQEFDFVALEEEDYRNWVEETQENEPKLTKGTYEKLMLPETVEKMTFSSTHLNIVDHGQNPAYAMKIREKYGIREKSEGNEDGKVDGNDSNESHSNH, translated from the coding sequence ATGTTCAAAAAAATTAAACCATTCATGCCCATAGTTGCGGGATTATCTTTACTTGTATTAAGTGGATGTAGTGATCTTATTGTATTAGATCCTAAAGGACCAGTTGCTGCAACACAACGTGATCTTATTATGCTTTCAATTTACTTTATGTTGGGTATCGTTGCCGTTGTTTTCGTCGTTTTTACATTTATTCTTGTAAAATACCGTGATCGCAAGGAATTTAATGATAAAGATTACAAACCTGATATGCATGGTAGTGTGAAGTTAGAAATTATCTGGACGATTATTCCTGTAATAATCGTAGTTGTTTTAGCAGTTCCAAATGCAATAGCACTCTATGAACTGAAAGGACAACCGGAATCAACTGCTGATAAAGAGCCAATTGTCATCCAGGCTACTGCTGTTGATTGGAAGTGGATTTTTAGTTATCCAGAGGAAAATATTGAAACAGTAAATTACGTAAATGTTCCAGAAGATTACCCCATTCTGTTTAAAGTAACTGCTGCTGATTCTATGGCTTCTTTTTGGGTTCCACAAATCGGTGGTCAGATTTACGGTATGCCAGGAATGGTTAATGATTTATTTTTACAAGCGGATGAGCCAGGAGTATATGAAGGAAGAAACTCCAACTTTACCGGGGAAGGTATGGCACATCAGGAGTTTGATTTTGTTGCTTTAGAAGAAGAAGACTATCGAAATTGGGTGGAAGAAACACAAGAAAATGAACCGAAATTAACTAAAGGCACATATGAGAAATTAATGTTGCCTGAAACCGTTGAAAAAATGACTTTTTCGTCAACGCACTTAAATATCGTAGATCATGGGCAAAATCCCGCATATGCAATGAAGATCCGTGAAAAATACGGGATAAGAGAAAAATCAGAAGGAAATGAAGATGGAAAAGTTGATGGGAATGATTCTAATGAAAGTCACTCTAACCATTAA
- a CDS encoding nucleoside recognition domain-containing protein produces the protein MEISGENQGKSFRALLDQASELSTSSLRDEVVQSLYQTSQHICNKTVRFTKSKQDKRTERLDDIFTSPIWGFPIMLAMLGLVFYLTIAGANIPSSMLASFFTWLEDYVLMAFTALNSPEWLKGVLVFGLYRGTTWVISVMLPPMAIFFPTFALLESYGYLPRVAFNMDRLFKKVGAHGKQSLTMAMGFGCNAAAVLSTRIIESPRERMLAILTNNFVPCNGRWGTLIVLASLFMASGFTGGLKTLVSSGVIVGIVIFGVFTTFVVSWVLSKTMLKGVPTHYTLELPPYRRPKFLDTVIRSSLNKSYAVLVRAVKIAAPAGILTWVFANIYIGDTSIFVHGVNFLDPFAQQLGLDGYILLAFILGLPANEVVLPILLMGYLSTGSMLEIDNLSDLKNIFLDHGWTWLTALNMMLFSLLHYPCGTTLINIYKETKSHKWTFIAFIIPTVIALGVTYGITQVARGMGWV, from the coding sequence GTGGAAATCAGTGGTGAAAACCAAGGGAAGTCATTTAGAGCACTTCTAGATCAGGCAAGTGAACTATCGACTTCTTCATTAAGAGATGAAGTCGTGCAAAGTTTATATCAAACGAGTCAGCATATATGCAATAAAACAGTACGATTCACAAAAAGCAAACAAGACAAGAGAACGGAACGATTAGACGACATTTTTACTTCTCCGATCTGGGGTTTTCCGATTATGCTTGCCATGCTAGGTCTTGTTTTCTACCTGACAATTGCAGGAGCTAACATACCTTCTTCGATGCTTGCAAGCTTCTTTACCTGGTTAGAGGATTACGTACTGATGGCATTTACTGCATTGAACTCACCTGAATGGCTAAAAGGCGTGCTTGTCTTCGGATTATATCGCGGAACGACGTGGGTTATCAGTGTGATGTTGCCTCCTATGGCGATCTTTTTTCCAACATTCGCGTTGCTTGAAAGCTACGGATATTTACCGCGGGTTGCCTTTAATATGGATCGCTTATTTAAGAAAGTTGGCGCTCACGGGAAGCAGTCGCTCACAATGGCAATGGGCTTTGGGTGTAATGCTGCTGCTGTACTATCGACAAGGATTATTGAATCACCTCGCGAACGGATGCTGGCGATTCTGACGAATAACTTCGTACCTTGTAATGGCCGCTGGGGAACACTAATTGTCTTAGCATCCTTATTTATGGCTTCTGGATTTACAGGAGGACTTAAAACACTGGTATCTTCAGGTGTCATTGTTGGTATCGTAATCTTTGGGGTATTCACTACTTTCGTCGTTTCATGGGTTCTTTCAAAAACGATGCTAAAAGGTGTTCCTACTCACTATACTTTAGAATTACCACCTTACCGTCGTCCAAAATTTCTCGACACGGTCATTCGCTCTTCTCTAAATAAATCATATGCCGTTCTTGTGAGAGCGGTAAAAATTGCAGCACCGGCTGGAATTTTAACATGGGTGTTTGCGAATATTTATATCGGAGATACGAGTATTTTTGTTCATGGAGTGAATTTCCTTGATCCATTCGCGCAGCAACTTGGGTTGGATGGCTATATTCTACTAGCCTTTATTCTAGGATTGCCTGCCAATGAAGTTGTCCTGCCAATTCTCTTAATGGGATATTTATCAACAGGATCAATGCTCGAAATTGATAATTTAAGTGACTTAAAGAACATTTTCCTTGATCATGGTTGGACCTGGTTAACGGCATTGAACATGATGTTGTTCTCTCTGCTTCACTATCCATGTGGCACAACGCTCATAAATATCTATAAAGAAACGAAAAGTCACAAATGGACTTTTATAGCTTTCATCATTCCGACAGTGATTGCACTCGGAGTGACCTATGGCATAACACAAGTGGCTAGAGGAATGGGTTGGGTGTAG
- the qoxB gene encoding cytochrome aa3 quinol oxidase subunit I, whose product MIDFIKDNLILDDPLILGANISILLTVIGIVFVLTYFKKWKWLWSEWITTVDHKKIGIMYILAALVMLFRGGVDALLMRAQLTVPNNAFLTSDKYNEIFTTHGTIMIIFMAMPFLIGLMNVVVPLQIGARDVAFPYLNSLSFWSFMFGAILFNISFVFGGSPDAGWTNYAPLAIEGSPGPGINYYLLGLQISGIGTLLTGINLIVTIIKMRAPGMTLLRMPMFTWTTLVTAFIIVFAFPILTVTLALMTFDRSFGTHFFTLTGGGNTMLWSNLFWMWGHPEVYIVVLPAFGIFSEVISTFARKTLFGYKSMIISLVGISLLSFLVWVHHFFTMGGSAAINNIFSITTMAIAIPTGIKIFNWLGTLYKSRIQYTTAMLWAVAFIPTFVIGGVTGVMLGMAAADFQYHNSYFLVAHFHYTLIAGVVFACFSGLVYWYPKMFGHKLNERLGKWAFWFFAIGFNVCFLPQFLLGFSGMPRRVYTYVPEDGWTLLNVISSIGALGMGIGFVFIVYNIYYSFRYAKRETTGDSWDGRTLEWATTTAIPPHYNFAVIPEVKSLDTFWFNKQETGKKEKVEYKEIHMPNNAGTPFIMSALMFVAGFGLVFDLWWMAILGGLGIIACMVIRSLRSHKEDEGFHVSVEEIKKTEQSFHEEA is encoded by the coding sequence ATGATTGATTTTATAAAAGATAATTTAATCCTTGATGATCCATTGATTCTTGGAGCCAACATTTCTATTCTATTAACGGTAATAGGAATTGTTTTTGTTCTTACTTACTTTAAAAAATGGAAATGGCTGTGGTCTGAATGGATCACTACTGTTGATCATAAAAAAATAGGGATCATGTATATACTTGCCGCATTGGTAATGCTTTTTCGAGGCGGCGTGGATGCTTTACTAATGAGAGCACAATTAACAGTGCCCAATAATGCATTCTTGACCTCAGATAAATATAATGAAATTTTCACCACACACGGTACAATCATGATTATATTCATGGCAATGCCGTTCTTAATAGGATTAATGAATGTGGTTGTTCCATTACAAATTGGAGCAAGGGATGTTGCATTTCCATATTTAAACTCATTAAGTTTTTGGTCATTTATGTTTGGAGCGATTTTATTTAACATATCGTTTGTATTTGGAGGTTCACCAGATGCAGGTTGGACAAACTATGCGCCTTTAGCTATTGAAGGGAGCCCTGGACCAGGCATAAACTATTATTTGCTTGGTTTACAGATCTCAGGTATTGGTACTCTTTTAACGGGTATTAATCTAATTGTAACAATTATAAAAATGCGTGCTCCAGGTATGACATTACTGCGAATGCCAATGTTCACCTGGACGACCCTTGTCACTGCGTTTATAATTGTATTCGCGTTTCCAATTCTTACTGTCACTCTAGCGTTAATGACCTTTGACCGATCATTTGGAACGCACTTCTTTACGTTGACGGGTGGCGGTAATACTATGCTTTGGTCAAACTTGTTCTGGATGTGGGGCCATCCTGAGGTCTATATCGTCGTTTTACCCGCGTTCGGTATATTCTCTGAAGTTATTTCAACGTTTGCAAGAAAAACACTGTTTGGCTATAAATCTATGATCATTTCACTAGTAGGCATTTCACTCTTAAGTTTTCTTGTTTGGGTGCACCATTTCTTTACAATGGGAGGAAGTGCAGCCATTAATAACATATTTTCAATTACAACGATGGCAATTGCCATTCCAACAGGGATAAAAATCTTTAACTGGCTTGGTACTCTTTACAAGAGTAGAATTCAATATACCACAGCAATGCTTTGGGCAGTAGCATTCATCCCAACATTTGTAATTGGAGGAGTAACAGGTGTTATGCTTGGTATGGCCGCAGCCGACTTCCAATATCATAACTCGTACTTTCTAGTTGCTCATTTCCATTATACGTTAATTGCAGGGGTAGTGTTTGCTTGCTTCTCAGGTCTTGTATACTGGTATCCGAAAATGTTTGGTCATAAATTAAACGAGCGACTCGGGAAATGGGCTTTCTGGTTTTTTGCCATTGGTTTTAATGTCTGCTTCTTGCCGCAGTTCTTATTAGGCTTTTCAGGTATGCCTAGACGGGTCTATACCTACGTTCCAGAAGATGGTTGGACTTTATTAAACGTTATATCTTCCATCGGTGCTCTAGGGATGGGTATTGGTTTTGTGTTTATTGTATATAACATATACTACAGCTTCCGTTACGCTAAAAGAGAAACAACTGGAGATTCGTGGGACGGTCGTACGTTAGAATGGGCAACTACAACTGCGATACCCCCACATTATAACTTCGCGGTTATTCCTGAGGTTAAAAGCCTTGATACTTTTTGGTTCAATAAACAAGAAACCGGTAAAAAAGAAAAGGTTGAATATAAAGAAATTCATATGCCAAATAACGCTGGTACCCCTTTTATAATGTCGGCACTAATGTTCGTTGCAGGCTTTGGATTAGTGTTTGACCTTTGGTGGATGGCGATACTGGGTGGCTTAGGTATAATCGCATGTATGGTAATTCGCTCACTTCGCTCTCATAAAGAAGATGAAGGGTTCCATGTAAGCGTAGAAGAAATAAAAAAAACGGAACAGTCGTTCCATGAGGAGGCGTGA